The following is a genomic window from Mus pahari chromosome 1, PAHARI_EIJ_v1.1, whole genome shotgun sequence.
CTCACTTCCTCGCTGGAGAAAGGAAGCTACACCCCAGTACTTCATCTTGAACTTGGCAGGATCTTCAGTGTCTGTGAAAGTGCCCACCATGTCTGCACACACTTCCCAGTTGCTGCAAAAGCCAAGAGAATCCTGAGCCAAGCCAGGAAAGGGCTTCTACCTCATCCAAGGTactcctttcccttcccagcGAGGGTTGGGCTCCCAGCCAGCCAAAGGCAAAGGCGGGATGCACCTTGGAATGCCGCACACAGCCCACCAGAGGCCACTGACCTCAGAAGACGGACTCGTCCCTTGGCTGTGGCGCTCATATGACCCTTCTCGTCCACAGAAAACTCAGCGATGATGTTGTCTTGCAAAAAGAGACCCTCGGGGTCCTTTTTGGCGATGGCATACCAGAGCCCAGAGAACTGAGAAAGAGACGAGAGAGCTGGGGACTGGAGTCTGGGCTCCACCGCTGGCCCGCAGGAATCGGGGAACCCGGGCTGATACCTACACGAGCCTTGTCGAAGTTCTCCTTGACTCGGAAGCTGCTCACCCTGCAGTCGCGCTCGGCGCTGCCGCCTCCCAGAGCCGCCAGCAGCACGAGCGCCCACACCCACTCCATCTCACCCGGGAGTCTGCCctgcgggacaggcgccggatgAACGCGGGGCCGGAGGACCGAGCCGCCCGTCGCCTCCTcccgccccacccctccctgcagGTCCCCGGGGGAGCGCGCGGCGGCTCACCAGCAGGAGCCGCTTGCAAGCCTGGCCGCCGCGTTCGCGCGCGCGTGGAGCGACGGAGGCGAGCGGCCGCCGGTCCTTTATAACTCCGGGGGGAGGGGGTCGCGCTTTCGTAACCGCGCGGGGTGAAAGACCGCGGGGAGGTGCCGGGGGCGGGAGGGAGGGGGGCTGCCGAGCTTGCATAACGCTCCCTGACTCACCGCCTGAACGCACGCGGGGCCCCCTCCGTCAGCCTTGCCGCCCCACGTCGCCTATGCTCCGAGCTCCGCTCAGGGTGGTCTCAGTGGAGCcaaactctccagcccagaagaTCCATCGGGGCCAAGAGCTAGCCCGGGGACCCAGCGGCAGCCAGCTGCGGTCTTGGGTGGCCTCCAGGTCCTGTTACCCTGGCTGGAGGCCTACATGGCCATGGTGGCCTCACTGAGCGAAAAGGGACCTATGATGTAGCCTGGAACATTAGCTTCCAGGCCCTGGCTTTCCCAAGTGGCCCCTGCTTCTACTGAGGAGCTGTTGTGAGAAGCTTTTTGGCATATTttggctgcccccccccccctttgagaAAGGGCATATTTTACTCTTTGATGAGTTGTGGTGCTGTTTGGGtcaatatttattctttcatttcatcATCTTTAGAAGAACTAAAACGCTCCCTGTTAAATATTCTCTAGCAACGC
Proteins encoded in this region:
- the Rbp4 gene encoding retinol-binding protein 4; the protein is MEWVWALVLLAALGGGSAERDCRVSSFRVKENFDKARFSGLWYAIAKKDPEGLFLQDNIIAEFSVDEKGHMSATAKGRVRLLSNWEVCADMVGTFTDTEDPAKFKMKYWGVASFLQRGNDDHWIIDTDYDTFALQYSCRLQNLDGTCADSYSFVFSRDPNGLSPETRRLVRQRQEELCLERQYRWIEHNGYCQSRPSRNSL